From a region of the Zingiber officinale cultivar Zhangliang chromosome 4B, Zo_v1.1, whole genome shotgun sequence genome:
- the LOC121976793 gene encoding H/ACA ribonucleoprotein complex non-core subunit NAF1-like, which translates to MDEEKINPSSPDGGLAHGSPPRSPAFDLPVEAPRESSTVDEGVFVPSSNGGGESVSSALNADAFMSNSSELDIPIYEKMEGVSLSGNCEDLLPDPPVPVAAGEVTRQHPLSEDDDMDSGSEGGETRSDDSESDESSSEDSDSSTSTGSSEDEKEADAGSHGVGGVGIEEGPIGSDNEEEVLSCPVKSKNELEVLPPVPPVEVSLEPHHQTIPVGLISSVFGNRVIVEGSVDHNPLNEGSILWITETRIPLGIIDEIFGPVKNPYYVVRYNSEKDVPVGIIEGTAVSFVMEFAAYVLDKDISKRGYDASGENDEEVFNEMEFSDDEKETEYKRSLRQTKRGTDDFKFGNREKGAQKKKTRDKGRGANKSNIPTFSHGPETVEQSGPGTRGHNKPSRLCNSGSVKSLSSRHLASGSGVAQAASLAVNALSNPATPSYQLSQHQHASPGHAMPFLQQTNPSMAFRMPIPLQQQQQTFWPPSVPMQELQNVMLAHGMQQQIAAMTGLQMNLFLNQQLENQARLHQHQNNILMPSHPQLFQMLSTPNLPQIGINSSCALVPPTLVGQVGIGQAPLMPVPAVQGVSPMLGNHQSHGQPFLAASRQSAITDPMQFNPGSSSGSGRMPRRKGGGNSFKRGT; encoded by the exons ATGGACGAAGAAAAGATAAACCCTAGCTCGCCCGACGGCGGCCTCGCCCATGGATCTCCACCTCGATCTCCTGCCTTCGATCTCCCTGTAGAAGCGCCAAGAGAATCCAGCACAGTAGACGAAGGCGTCTTTGTCCCAAGTAGCAACGGGGGAGGAGAATCCGTCTCGTCCGCGCTGAACGCAGACGCTTTCATGTCGAACAGCTCGGAGTTGGATATTCCCATCTATGAGAAGATGGAGGGCGTTAGCTTGTCTGGGAATTGCGAAGACCTGTTACCTGATCCCCCTGTCCCTGTGGCTGCGGGAGAGGTTACGCGACAACATCCTCTTTCAGAAGATGACGATATGGATAGTGGTTCGGAAGGTGGTGAAACAAGGTCGGACGACTCTGAGAGCGATGAATCGTCGAGCGAAGACTCGGACTCGTCTACTTCAACAGGCAGTAGCGAAGATGAGAAAGAGGCTGATGCCGGATCTCATGGTGTTGGTGGAGTGGGCATCGAAGAGGGCCCTATTGGGAGCGACAATGAAGAAGAGGTTTTGAGTTGTCCTGTCAAGTCAAAAAATGAGCTTGAG GTTCTTCCTCCGGTCCCTCCAGTTGAAGTCTCTTTGGAGCCGCATCACCAGACAATTCCAGTAGGGTTGATTTCATCA GTATTTGGTAATAGAGTTATTGTTGAGGGCTCAGTGGATCACAATCCTTTAAATGAGGGTTCCATTCTGTGGATTACAGAAACCAGGATCCCATTGGGTATAATTGATGAAATATTTGGGCCAGTAAAGAACCCTTACTATGTTGTTCGGTATAATTCTGAGAAAGATGTTCCAGTTGGGATTATTGAGGGAACTGCTGTCTCGTTTGTTATGGAATTTGCTGCCTATGTCCTAGATAAGGACATTTCTAAGAGAGGATATGATGCATCTGGTGAGAATGATGAGGAGGTCTTCAATGAGATGGAGTTTTCAGATGATGAAAAGGAAACAGAGTATAAGAGATCTCTGCGCCAGACAAAGAGAGGAACTGATGATTTCAAATTTGGGAATCGAGAGAAGGGCGCCCAGAAAAAGAAAACTAGGGATAAAGGTAGAGGGGCTAACAAGAGCAACATTCCAACTTTCTCCCATGGTCCAGAAACTGTGGAACAATCAGGCCCTGGCACACGTGGTCATAACAAACCTTCTAGGTTATGCAATTCTGGTTCAGTCAAGTCATTATCTTCCCGACATTTGGCTAGTGGAAGTGGAGTTGCACAGGCAGCCTCACTAGCTGTCAATGCTCTAAGCAATCCTGCTACTCCATCCTATCAACTGTCACAACATCAACATGCTTCCCCAGGCCATGCAATGCCATTTTTGCAGCAAACGAATCCTTCCATGGCTTTCAGAATGCCTATACctctgcagcagcagcagcaaactTTTTGGCCACCTTCAGTTCCAATGCAAGAGCTTCAGAATGTGATGCTTGCTCATGGAATGCAGCAGCAGATTGCTGCTATGACCGGCTTGCAGATGAATTTGTTTCTAAACCAACAGCTGGAGAATCAAGCTCGGCTTCACCAGCATCAAAACAACATTTTGATGCCGTCTCATCCACAACTTTTCCAGATGCTGAGCACCCCAAATTTACCACAAATAGGCATAAATTCTTCTTGTGCTCTTGTGCCCCCGACCCTGGTGGGACAGGTTGGCATTGGCCAAGCACCTTTGATGCCCGTGCCCGCCGTCCAAGGCGTTTCCCCGATGCTAGGTAATCATCAAAGTCATGGTCAGCCATTCCTGGCAGCTTCCAGACAAAGTGCGATAACAGATCCTATGCAGTTTAACCCAGGGAGTTCATCTGGTAGTGGAAGAATGCCCCGCCGAAAAGGTGGTGGCAATTCATTTAAGAGAGGCACGTGA
- the LOC121976794 gene encoding pentatricopeptide repeat-containing protein At1g03560, mitochondrial-like — protein MLRSASGRPFFPSHHILRRLLAAAPSPTPPPEWIDPFLDVSGVACHPADPSHPSPWLSRVAPLVVASSPAYLSSDLNAFCRKYIIRLTPAFVSHIIRTPDLRRCPDLALAFFRWAATQKKYPGHDLDSYVSLIDILSSSSDTKETSRIKELVAEIRDRGLPASTSATTSLVRRLGSVGMVEELLWVWRWMKESSVEPSLMCYNCLLDGLVNSMFIDSAEKVFAAMQKNRIFPDVVSYNTLMKGYSKVGRTQRAVEIFVEMQEKEIEPDKITYLILMQCHYSNEDFHQCLVLFHEMEERGVEIPPHAYSLVISGLSKEGKPFEGMSVLENMVRRGCKANVAIYTALIDSFAKSGNEDQAMILFQRMKDDGFEPDEVTYGVIINCFCKAGKVEKAMEWFTFCKETHVPVNVIFYSSLIDGFGKAGLVDESLRLFNEMLEKGFVPDSYCYNVLIDAFVKAERIDEACALFKRMEIEGCDQTIYTYTILLDGLFKKHKNEEALKLWNMMIDKGITPTPAAFRVLSTGLCLSGKFNRACTILDEMAPMGVVPETAHEDMINVLCKAGRLQHACKLADGIIDKGREVPGRVRTIMINALRKAGNADLSIKLMHSKIGIGYDRFGSIRRRVKFQTLLNS, from the coding sequence ATGCTGCGATCAGCCTCGGGTCGCCCCTTCTTCCCTTCCCATCACATCCTTCGTCGCCTCCTCGCCGCCGCCCCCTCCCCGACCCCTCCGCCGGAGTGGATCGATCCCTTTCTCGATGTCTCCGGCGTCGCCTGCCACCCCGCCGATCCCAGCCACCCATCCCCGTGGCTCTCCCGCGTCGCTCCCCTCGTGGTCGCCTCCTCCCCAGCCTACCTCTCCTCCGATCTCAACGCCTTCTGCCGTAAGTACATCATCCGTCTCACTCCCGCGTTCGTATCCCACATCATTCGCACCCCAGACCTCCGCCGCTGCCCCGACCTCGCCCTCGCCTTCTTCCGCTGGGCCGCCACCCAGAAGAAGTACCCCGGACACGACCTCGACTCCTATGTCTCCTTGATCGACATATTGTCCTCTTCCTCCGATACCAAAGAAACCAGTCGAATCAAGGAGCTCGTTGCCGAGATCAGAGACCGCGGGCTTCCGGCGTCGACTTCTGCCACCACTTCGTTAGTGCGGAGACTCGGCTCCGTTGGAATGGTAGAAGAGTTGCTGTGGGTCTGGAGGTGGATGAAGGAGAGTTCGGTCGAGCCGTCGCTCATGTGCTACAACTGTTTGTTGGATGGCCTGGTGAATTCGATGTTTATTGATTCGGCTGAGAAAGTCTTTGCTGCGATGCAAAAGAATAGAATTTTCCCTGATGTTGTCTCCTACAACACACTGATGAAAGGTTACTCCAAAGTAGGGAGGACACAAAGAGCAGTCGAGATATTTGTAGAAATGCAAGAGAAGGAGATTGAGCCTGATAAAATTACGTATCTGATATTGATGCAATGCCATTATTCTAATGAGGATTTCCATCAATGCCTggtgctgttccatgagatggaaGAGAGGGGAGTGGAAATTCCACCCCATGCTTACAGTTTGGTTATAAGTGGCTTGTCCAAGGAAGGGAAGCCATTCGAAGGGATGTCAGTGTTGGAGAACATGGTTAGGAGGGGCTGCAAAGCCAACGTGGCTATTTACACTGCATTAATTGATTCTTTTGCGAAGAGTGGGAATGAGGATCAAGCTATGATTCTGTTCCAGAGAATGAAAGATGATGGGTTTGAGCCAGATGAAGTCACTTATGGTGTGATAATTAACTGCTTTTGCAAAGCTGGGAAGGTAGAAAAGGCAATGGAGTGGTTTACGTTCTGCAAAGAGACTCATGTCCCAGTGAATGTCATATTCTATTCTAGCCTTATTGATGGCTTTGGTAAAGCAGGGCTTGTTGATGAGTCTTTACGGCTTTTCAACGAGATGTTAGAGAAGGGTTTTGTGCCAGActcttactgctacaatgtgctAATTGATGCCTTTGTAAAAGCTGAAAGGATCGATGAGGCTTGTGCACTATTTAAGAGAATGGAGATAGAGGGCTGTGATCAGACTATTTATACGTACACCATACTTTTGGATGGGTTGTTTAAGAAACACAAAAACGAAGAGGCATTGAAACTCTGGAACATGATGATTGATAAGGGAATAACTCCCACCCCTGCAGCTTTTCGAGTCCTTTCAACTGGCCTGTGCCTCTCAGGAAAGTTCAATAGGGCCTGCACGATATTGGATGAAATGGCACCTATGGGAGTAGTGCCTGAGACAGCCCATGAAGATATGATTAATGTGCTGTGTAAAGCAGGTCGGCTTCAGCATGCTTGCAAGCTTGCAGATGGAATTATAGATAAGGGTCGTGAGGTTCCTGGAAGAGTTCGAACAATTATGATTAATGCTCTGAGAAAGGCTGGAAATGCTGACTTGTCAATTAAATTAATGCATAGTAAGATTGGTATTGGTTATGACAGATTTGGTAGCATCAGAAGGAGAGTTAAATTCCAAACACTGTTGAATTCATAG
- the LOC121976792 gene encoding transcription factor bHLH123-like, giving the protein MADHQFQPCSSWWTATAAGFRQDAVSLPATPPPLVSCSTVLGRSLNYCNEMMMTSTTSPSASVSNSSSTFQDRPSAPAIPAPPTDHFHAPHDYWSTQVPFCFHGLLQEDMVNMDMNPLDVSSIDQSSFASPYALLHGLGLEQDGGSQSSLIQVPRQQLPFSGEALFSNPTATATATEHHNLRPPPQPPRHYPSSSSYSSTNLVKTPSTLGTKASMENYRKNSSEPAPKRARLIETNSSPLPTTFKVRKEKIGDRITAIQQLVSPFGKTDTASVLHEAIDYIKFLHDQVRVLSAPYLKINGHPVLQQQIMNLEKSKGCDVQNQDLRSRGLCLVPISSTFAIANEIPTDFWTPTFMGGALI; this is encoded by the exons ATGGCCGATCACCAGTTCCAACCATGCAGCAGCTGGTGGACTGCTACAGCCGCCGGATTCAGGCAGGACGCCGTCAGCCTCCCCGCCACACCACCGCCGTTGGTCAGCTGCTCCACCGTGCTCGGAAGAAGCCTCAACTATTGCAACGAGATGATGATGACCAGTACTACGTCACCATCCGCGTCGGTCTCGAACAGCTCATCGACCTTCCAGGACCGCCCTTCCGCTCCGGCGATCCCTGCGCCGCCGACGGATCACTTCCACGCCCCCCATGACTACTGGAGTACTCAAGTGCCCTTCtg TTTCCACGGCCTGCTTCAGGAAGACATGGTGAACATGGACATGAATCCACTAGATGTCTCATCGATCGATCAGTCTTCCTTCGCGTCACCTTACGCGTTGCTGCACGGGCTCGGTCTCGAGCAAGATGGCGGATCGCAGAGCTCTTTGATCCAAGTGCCGAGGCAGCAGCTTCCGTTCTCCGGCGAGGCTCTCTTTTCGAATCCAACCGCAACGGCAACGGCAACCGAGCACCATAACTTGAGGCCTCCCCCTCAGCCTCCCCGCCATTATCCCAGCTCAAGTAGCTACAGCAGCACTAACCTCGTCAAG ACACCTTCCACTTTAGGAACGAAGGCTTCCATGGAGAATTATAGGAAGAACAGTAGCGAACCAGCTCCCAAAAGGGCCAGATTAATAGAGACTAATTCGTCCCCATTACCGACGACATTCAAG gtgagaaaagaaaaaataggGGATAGAATTACTGCAATCCAACAACTAGTGTCACCTTTTGGAAAG ACCGACACTGCATCAGTATTGCACGAGGCGATCGACTACATCAAGTTCCTCCATGATCAAGTTCGC GTACTGAGTGCCCCCTACCTAAAGATTAATGGTCATCCAGTGCTGCAGCAGCAAATAATG AATTTGGAGAAATCAAAGGGATGTGATGTGCAAAACCAAGACCTAAGAAGCCGAGGGTTGTGCCTAGTTCCCATCTCAAGCACATTTGCAATTGCTAATGAGATCCCAACTGATTTCTGGACTCCTACCTTTATGGGAGGAGCCTTAATTTAG